The following are from one region of the Arachis duranensis cultivar V14167 chromosome 10, aradu.V14167.gnm2.J7QH, whole genome shotgun sequence genome:
- the LOC107468287 gene encoding uncharacterized protein LOC107468287: MGESDPKKQYPVPPSSSNGSGKNGSSSKYSGHNQKIHVNPPETVNPDPSTLKDQWKYATREYSKWYSHAWGTALLAGLAFFALGWVIKGQNPLLSFRSDHSPPPPPPSSSSSSSSASNTDEDKTRP; encoded by the coding sequence ATGGGAGAAAGTGATCCAAAAAAGCAATACCCTGTTCCACCATCTTCTTCAAATGGAAGTGGGAAGAATGGGTCTTCAAGCAAGTATTCAGGGCACAATCAGAAGATTCACGTGAACCCACCGGAGACGGTGAACCCTGATCCTTCCACTCTCAAGGATCAGTGGAAGTATGCCACCAGAGAATACAGCAAGTGGTACTCTCACGCTTGGGGCACCGCCTTGCTCGCCGGCCTCGCCTTCTTTGCCCTCGGTTGGGTCATCAAGGGCCAAAACCCTCTCCTCTCTTTCCGCTCCGACcactctcctcctcctcctcctccttcttcatcctcctcctcctcttctgcATCGAATACTGACGAAGACAAAACTCGCCCTTGA
- the LOC107468285 gene encoding leucine-rich repeat receptor protein kinase HPCA1, with the protein MEHHNKLFLLLMLLIQVLLVAAQTNSQDYNGLAALTGFWTNRPPNWVGTDPCGSNWEGIRCSNSRITELKLLSMNLEGQLSSAIQQLPELDTLDLSYNTGLTGTIPQEIGSLKKLKSLALVGCGLSGPIPDSIGALKQLTFLALNMNRFNGTIPGSIGNLTNINWLDVADNQLEGQLPVSDNKGTPGLDLLLQAQHFHMGNNKFSGQLPEKLFNSKMLLKHVLLDNNQLQGSIPSSLGQVSTLEVLRLDTNGFSGAVPSTLKNLGQLSELYLSHNKLNGSLPDLTGLNSLSYVDMSNNSFNDSDIPLWVSSLQSLTTVLLGDNQLSGTLNLTSGYSNSLQLIDLQDNQITDYKPGSKKINFQVVLAGNPICHESEAQKLSYCQLPLQTPAYTTPLNNCSAQSCSSGQVSSPNCKCAYPYTGTLYSRALSFTTLNDTDYKELEQSLLKSFESQKLPVDSVSLSNPSRNASNNNFQLTLDVFPSQTDRFNRTGVSSVAFVLSNQIFKAPEFFSPYFFNGLNYQYYGGEPKSKSKHTGAIIGAVVAVVVFLGLAFVIGMYALRQKRRAERSELNPFANWEQNPNSGAAPQLKGARWFSFEDLRKYTNNFSESNTIGSGGYGKVYQGVLPAGEVVAIKRAAQESMQGAVEFKTEIELLSRVHHKNLVSLVGFCFEKGEQMLVYEYVPNGTIMDSLTGKSGISMDWIRRLKVALGAARGLAYLHELANPPIIHRDIKSSNILLDSHLNAKVADFGLSKLLVDSERGHVTTQVKGTMGYLDPEYYMSQQLTEKSDVYSFGVVMLELVTAKRPIEQGKYIVREVMRVMDTSKDLYNLHSIVDPTIVSSTSPKGLEKFVEVAMRCVKEYASERPSMAEVVKEIENIIQLAGLNPSVESASTTESYEVPLGQNVKHLYDNEDFSHSGNFPTAKIEPQ; encoded by the exons ATGGAACATCATAACAAGTTGTTTCTTCTACTCATGCTTCTTATTCAAGTTCTGCTTGTAGCAGCACAAACAAACAGCCAAGACT ATAATGGCTTAGCAGCTCTTACAGGATTCTGGACTAACAGACCACCAAATTGGGTTGGTACAGATCCTTGTGGCAGTAATTGGGAAGGAATTCGTTGCTCCAACTCAAGGATTACAGAATT gaAACTGTTAAGCATGAATTTGGAGGGACAACTGTCTTCAGCAATCCAACAATTACCTGAACTAGACACATT GGATCTTTCTTACAACACTGGCTTGACAGGAACGATTCCACAAGAAATTGGGAGTTTGAAGAAGCTAAAATCCCT CGCCTTGGTTGGTTGTGGTCTCTCTGGTCCTATACCAGACTCTATTGGAGCTTTGAAGCAACTAACCTTTCT AGCACTTAATATGAATCGGTTCAACGGAACAATTCCGGGCTCCATTGGCAATCTGACTAATATCAATTGGCTTGATGTTgctgataatcaacttgaaggACAACTTCCTGTATCTGATAACAAAGGAACACCAGGACTTGACCTGCTCCTTCAGGCCCAACACTT TCATATGGGGAACAATAAGTTCTCTGGTCAATTACCAGAAAAACTATTCAATTCAAAAATGCTACTAAAACATGT GCTTTTGGACAACAATCAACTGCAGGGTAGTATTCCTAGCTCCCTTGGTCAAGTGAGCACATTGGAGGTGTT GCGCTTAGATACAAATGGATTTAGCGGAGCAGTGCCTTCAACTTTAAAGAATCTTGGACAGCTGAGTGAGCT GTATTTATCCCATAATAAGCTGAATGGCTCTCTGCCAGACCTTACCGGATTGAACAGTCTCTCCTATGT GGATATGAGCAACAATTCTTTCAACGATTCTGATATTCCATTATGGGTTTCAAGTTTGCAATCTCTGACAACTGT GCTACTAGGGGACAACCAGCTGAGTGGCACATTGAATCTTACCAGTGGCTACAGTAACAGTCTGCAGCTCATTGATTTGCAGGATAATCAAATAACCGATTACAAGCCAGGAAGCAAAAAGATAAATTTCCAAGTGGT GTTAGCTGGTAATCCAATTTGTCATGAATCTGAAGCTCAAAAACTGAGTTACTGCCAACTGCCCCTACAAACTCCTGCATACACAACACCACTAAATAATTGCTCCGCTCAATCCTGCTCTTCTGGTCAGGTTTCCAGCCCAAATTGTAAATGTGCATATCCCTATACTGGAACACTCTACTCCAGAGCTCTTAGTTTCACAACCCTTAACGATACTGATTACAAGGAGCTTGAGCAGTCTTTGTTGAAGAGCTTTGAGTCCCAAAAGCTTCCTGTGGATTCAGTTTCTCTGAGTAATCCCTCAAGGAATGCATCTAACAACAATTTTCAGTTGACTCTGGATGTCTTCCCATCTCAAACTGATCGTTTCAATAGAACTGGAGTTTCAAGTGTTGCTTTTGTGCTAAGTAACCAAATTTTCAAGGCCCCGGAATTTTTCTCCCCTTACTTCTTCAATGGTCTCAACTATCAATactatggag GAGAACCTAAATCAAAGTCAAAGCATACTGGAGCTATAATTGGTGCAGTAGTTGCTGTTGTGGTGTTTCTTGGATTAGCATTCGTCATAGGCATGTATGCCCTCCGCCAGAAAAGAAGAGCAGAAAGATCTGAGCTCAATCCTTTTG CAAATTGGGAACAGAACCCGAATAGTGGAGCTGCTCCTCAGTTGAAAGGAGCGCGATGGTTTTCTTTCGAAGATCTGAGGAAATACACCAACAACTTCTCAGAAAGTAATACTATTGGAAGTGGGGGCTATGGAAAG GTGTACCAAGGTGTTCTTCCTGCTGGGGAAGTGGTTGCCATCAAGCGGGCTGCACAAGAATCTATGCAAGGTGCTGTTGAGTTTAAAACTGAGATTGAACTTCTTTCAAGGGTCCACCATAAGAATCTTGTTAGTCTTGTGGGTTTCTGCTTTGAGAAGGGTGAACAAATGCTGGTGTACGAGTATGTTCCAAATGGTACTATAATGGATAGTCTTACAG GAAAGTCTGGGATATCCATGGATTGGATACGGAGGCTGAAAGTCGCGTTGGGCGCAGCGAGGGGTCTGGCATATCTTCATGAACTTGCTAACCCACCAATCATACACAGAGACATAAAATCAAGCAATATCCTACTTGATAGTCACCTTAATGCAAAAGTGGCTGATTTTGGTCTCTCAAAACTTCTTGTAGATAGTGAAAGGGGCCATGTCACTACTCAAGTCAAAGGGACAATG GGATACTTGGATCCTGAATATTACATGAGCCAGCAATTGACCGAAAAGAGCGATGTATATAGCTTTGGAGTGGTGATGCTTGAGCTAGTAACAGCGAAAAGGCCAATAGAGCAAGGGAAGTATATTGTGAGAGAGGTAATGAGGGTAATGGATACATCAAAAGACTTGTACAATCTTCACTCTATTGTTGATCCAACCATAGTCAGCAGCACAAGTCCAAAGGGGTTAGAGAAGTTTGTTGAAGTGGCAATGAGGTGTGTGAAAGAATATGCATCTGAGAGGCCTTCCATGGCTGAGGTTGTGAAAGAGATTGAGAACATAATCCAGCTTGCTGGTTTGAACCCCAGTGTTGAATCAGCTTCCACCACAGAAAGCTATGAGGTGCCACTTGGGCAAAATGTCAAACACCTTTATGACAATGAAGATTTTAGCCATTCTGGAAACTTCCCAACAGCAAAGATAGAACCTCAATGA
- the LOC107468351 gene encoding uncharacterized protein LOC107468351, whose product MGRGKYKSKPTGRRQFSTPEDLLAGTSNRPRTFRQKEAEHEEEPKEVSEDESGEESEEEEATKSKGTQGIIEIENPNLVKPKSLKARDVDVGKTTELSRREREEIEKQRAHERYMRLQEQGKTEQARKDLERLALIRQQRAEAAKKREEEKAAKEQKKAEARK is encoded by the exons ATGGGAAGGGGAAAATATAAGAGCAAGCCCACCGGTCGCCGCCAGTTCTCCACGCCGGAGGATCTCC TTGCTGGAACCTCTAACCGTCCTCGAACTTTTAGACAG AAAGAAGCTGAGCATGAAGAAGAACCCAAGGAAGTGTCTGAGGATGAATCTGGGGAAGAatccgaagaagaagaagccacA AAGAGTAAAGGAACTCAAGGGATTATTGAGATTGAAAATCCTAACTTGGTAAAGCCTAAGAGCTTGAAAGCTAGAGATGTTGAT GTTGGAAAAACTACTGAACTTTCAAGGCGTGAaag AGAGGAGATAGAGAAACAGAGAGCTCATGAACGCTACATGCGGCTGCAAGAGCAAGGAAAAACAGAACAAGCAAGGAAAGATTTAG AACGTTTAGCTCTTATACGTCAGCAAAGGGCGGAAGCAGctaagaagagagaagaagagaaagctG CCAAAGAGCAGAAGAAAGCCGAAGCACGCAAGTGA
- the LOC107468322 gene encoding uncharacterized protein LOC107468322, whose amino-acid sequence MKKGVHPQKQWISYVTQTGRLMHVMMTKIHPVGKVYHFRARRQMAESLGQIAKFRRRFGLENPETTPKK is encoded by the coding sequence ATGAAGAAGGGAGTGCACCCGCAGAAGCAATGGATAAGCTATGTTACACAAACGGGTAGATTGATGCATGTCATGATGACAAAGATACACCCTGTTGGCAAAGTTTACCACTTCCGGGCAAGGCGTCAGATGGCCGAGAGTTTGGGGCAGATTGCCAAGTTCAGGCGTCGTTTTGGGCTAGAAAATCCAGAAACCACTCCAAAAAAATGA
- the LOC107468214 gene encoding cyanidin 3-O-galactoside 2''-O-xylosyltransferase FGGT1-like codes for MGTTSFHVAVYPWFALGHLTSYLHISNKLAERGNRISFLMPRNTIPKLEHFNLYPDLISFIPITIPDVDGLPPGSETTADLPFSLYSLLMAAMDLTEPAIENFLRELRPHMVFFDFTYWLPALASRLGIKAVNYCTTSPAVVGYVISPERKLHEKSLTETDLLHPPPSFPASAMRLQPYEARDVAAITIKSHGKGISFMERQIISFTSCDAVIFKTCREMDGPYCDYLERQMRKQVFMAGPVLPYPPISNLEEKWVTWLGSFKPKTVIFCAFGSESETVKSALPEGFIERTKGRGVVYGDWVQQQLILHHPSVGCFVTHCGSGSLTEAMVNECQMVLLPHAGDQFINARIMSEELKVGVEVKKSADDGLFTRQAVCKAVITVMDTNNEVGQVVRKNHGKWREFLLSKGLENYYLDDLVQKLHSLLKS; via the exons ATGGGCACCACTTCGTTTCATGTTGCGGTGTATCCATGGTTTGCCTTAGGCCATCTTACATCATACCTTCACATATCCAACAAACTTGCTGAGAGAGGCAACAGGATTTCATTTCTAATGCCTAGAAATACCATACCCAAATTGGAACATTTCAATCTCTACCCAGATCTCATCTCCTTCATTCCGATAACCATACCAGACGTCGATGGCCTCCCTCCTGGGTCTGAAACAACTGCAGACCTTCCTTTCTCATTGTATTCCCTTCTCATGGCAGCAATGGACCTCACTGAGCCTGCCATTGAAAATTTTCTCAGAGAGCTTAGACCCCATATGGTATTCTTTGATTTCACATATTGGTTACCTGCATTGGCATCCCGGTTAGGCATTAAGGCTGTAAATTACTGCACAACTAGCCCTGCCGTTGTAGGATATGTTATAAGCCCAGAAAGAAAACTCCATGAAAAGTCACTAACAGAAACTGATCTATTACACCCTCCACCAAGCTTTCCTGCATCAGCCATGCGGCTACAACCTTATGAAGCAAGAGATGTAGCTGCTATCACTATAAAGAGTCACGGTAAAGGCATTTCATTTATGGAGCGCCAAATTATATCTTTCACCAGCTGTGATGCTGTCATTTTCAAAACTTGCAGAGAAATGGATGGTCCTTATTGTGATTATCTTGAAAGGCAAATGAGAAAGCAGGTGTTTATGGCAGGACCAGTTTTGCCATACCCACCAATATccaatttagaagaaaaatggGTGACTTGGCTAGGAAGTTTCAAACCGAAAACAGTGATTTTCTGCGCTTTTGGAAGTGAAT CAGAAACAGTGAAGTCAGCTTTGCCTGAAGGATTTATTGAGAGAACAAAAGGAAGAGGGGTGGTTTATGGAGATTGGGTTCAACAGCAATTGATCTTGCACCACCCATCCGTGGGTTGTTTCGTAACTCATTGTGGTTCTGGATCATTAACAGAGGCCATGGTAAATGAGTGCCAAATGGTACTGCTCCCTCACGCAGGAGatcaatttattaatgcaaGAATAATGAGTGAAGAATTGAAAGTAGGAGTAGAGGTTAAGAAAAGTGCAGATGATGGACTATTTACTAGGCAAGCTGTGTGCAAGGCTGTGATAACTGTAATGGACACTAATAATGAAGTGGGACAAGTTGTGAGAAAGAACCATGGCAAATGGAGGGAGTTCCTACTCAGCAAGGGGCTCGAAAACTATTACTTGGATGATTTGGTTCAGAAGCTGCATAGTCTGCTCAAGTCTTGA
- the LOC107468321 gene encoding uncharacterized protein LOC107468321 isoform X2 — protein MATVASTSLFTPLVPLLPSTKFSPTTLHLANTTTKDSNFAITCSSSSSNGIFHTEQELLEAIADYDGNDLPCLRTYENDLAQLTLLGTVDFSQALTAAAADGGEVADEHVNADMDAMVVETMNPGPSGERSTVSTRLFLPAKKVKEKAAKLKKTISRDIFSSNASRDILAMTFRQVVLQQLWNFELIVFEPGEERNMGDLEAPRELAEAVCIAALQNTQQEFLNNLNGGNKSSFFRWFKKSKRIQSNDSSVFLYKLFEDEIVENARSLLDKYNLMKDSDKPLKTKSMHRWWKPSFYEKLEKIGGSHFGAWASEYVPTYRLEIDANIMGDAKIHGWKKSADNRWEALLTHSQMVRLAEVLDMYYVDPYSLVDKQLSCSVAANVASVSNKKGGLSLSKLLSVSLASGIFLFAVTALGQLCLPHLFKEKKHLVDHRSLPSSEINVVMHGSSDATKLEDFCTLAVEKVKDALGWSGDIRKEDGIGVYIGKLPPYLRRGEGDATLNTTLDNLDADVVESMEDIDSYQVVFSSDGSVIGFQPLSRVAVFRWAANPLTRELYGGKKLSPSKF, from the exons ATGGCTACAGTGGCAAGCACCTCACTGTTCACCCCTCTTGTTCCCCTTCTCCCCAGCACCAAATTCTCTCCAACAACACTGCACCTCGCCAACACAACCACCAAAGACTCCAACTTTGCCATCacctgttcttcttcttcttccaacgGCATTTTCCACACTGAGCAAGAATTGCTTGAAGCCATTGCCGACTATGACGGCAACGACCTCCCCTGCCTCAGGACCTATGAGAATGACCTCGCCCAGCTCACCCTCCTTGGAACCGTCGATTTCAGCCAGGCCTTAACTGCGGCCGCCGCTGACGGCGGCGAAGTCGCCGACGAGCATGTCAACGCCGACATGGATGCCATGGTCGTCGAAACCATGAATCCTGGTCCTTCCGGCGAGAGAAGCACTGTCTCTACCCGATTG TTCTTACCTGCTAAGAAAGTTAAAGAAAAGGCGGCTAAGCTCAAGAAGACTATCTCGAGAGATATTTTTTCTAGCAATGCATCCAGAGATATACTTGCTATGACCTTTAGGCAAGTGGTTCTGCAGCAGCTTTGGAACTTTGAGCTGATTGTCTTTGAACCAGGAGAAGAACGGAACATGGGGGATCTTGAAGCCCCGAGAGAG CTTGCAGAAGCTGTTTGCATTGCTGCTCTTCAAAACACTCAACAAGAATTTCTAAATAATCTAAATGGTGGTAATAAAAGCAGTTTCTTTCGCTGGTTTAAGAAGTCTAAAAGGATACAATCAAATGATTCTTCGGTCTTCTTGTACAAATTATTTGAAGATGAGATAGTTGAAAATGCCAGGAGTCTATtggataaatataatttaatgaaGGATAGTGATAAGcctttgaaaacaaaatcaatgCATCGCTGGTGGAAGCCATCGTTTTACgagaaattagaaaaaattgGCGGTTCTCATTTCGGTGCTTGGGCAAGCGAGTATGTACCTACATATCGGTTAGAGATTGATGCCAATATAATGGGAGATGCAAAAATTCATGGCTGGAAGAAGTCTGCAGATAATAGGTgggaagctcttttgacccacTCTCAAATG GTTCGATTGGCAGAAGTGCTAGATATGTATTATGTGGATCCTTATTCACTAGTTGATAAGCAATTATCCTGTAGTGTGGCAGCCAATGTTGCCAGTGTGTCTAATAAGAAG GGGGGCTTGTCTTTATCAAAACTGTTGTCAGTCTCCCTTGCAAGTGGTATATTTCTTTTTGCAGTCACTGCTCTGGGTCAATTATGTTTGCCTCATTTGTTCAAGGAAAAGAAACACCTTGTAGATCATAGATCTCTGCCATCATCTGAAATCAATGTTGTAATGCATGGCAGTTCGGATGCAACAAAG TTGGAAGATTTTTGCACATTAGCTGTTGAAAAGGTAAAGGATGCTCTTGGGTGGTCCGGTGACATTAGGAAGGAAGATGGTATTGGCGTCTATATTGGAAAATTGCCGCCCTACTTGAGAAGAGGTGAAGGCGATGCTACTCTCAATACCACTCTAGATAACTTAGATGCAGATGTAGTAGAGTCCATGGAGGACATTGATAGTTACCAG GTGGTTTTCTCTAGCGACGGAAGCGTAATTGGTTTTCAACCTTTAAGTCGGGTGGCCGTCTTTCGATGGGCTGCTAATCCTCTAACGAGGGAGCTATACGGAGGGAAAAAGCTTTCACCGAGTAAGTTCTAG
- the LOC107468321 gene encoding uncharacterized protein LOC107468321 isoform X1, with the protein MATVASTSLFTPLVPLLPSTKFSPTTLHLANTTTKDSNFAITCSSSSSNGIFHTEQELLEAIADYDGNDLPCLRTYENDLAQLTLLGTVDFSQALTAAAADGGEVADEHVNADMDAMVVETMNPGPSGERSTVSTRLFLPAKKVKEKAAKLKKTISRDIFSSNASRDILAMTFRQVVLQQLWNFELIVFEPGEERNMGDLEAPREVSASFALGSSDESLISKLAEAVCIAALQNTQQEFLNNLNGGNKSSFFRWFKKSKRIQSNDSSVFLYKLFEDEIVENARSLLDKYNLMKDSDKPLKTKSMHRWWKPSFYEKLEKIGGSHFGAWASEYVPTYRLEIDANIMGDAKIHGWKKSADNRWEALLTHSQMVRLAEVLDMYYVDPYSLVDKQLSCSVAANVASVSNKKGGLSLSKLLSVSLASGIFLFAVTALGQLCLPHLFKEKKHLVDHRSLPSSEINVVMHGSSDATKLEDFCTLAVEKVKDALGWSGDIRKEDGIGVYIGKLPPYLRRGEGDATLNTTLDNLDADVVESMEDIDSYQVVFSSDGSVIGFQPLSRVAVFRWAANPLTRELYGGKKLSPSKF; encoded by the exons ATGGCTACAGTGGCAAGCACCTCACTGTTCACCCCTCTTGTTCCCCTTCTCCCCAGCACCAAATTCTCTCCAACAACACTGCACCTCGCCAACACAACCACCAAAGACTCCAACTTTGCCATCacctgttcttcttcttcttccaacgGCATTTTCCACACTGAGCAAGAATTGCTTGAAGCCATTGCCGACTATGACGGCAACGACCTCCCCTGCCTCAGGACCTATGAGAATGACCTCGCCCAGCTCACCCTCCTTGGAACCGTCGATTTCAGCCAGGCCTTAACTGCGGCCGCCGCTGACGGCGGCGAAGTCGCCGACGAGCATGTCAACGCCGACATGGATGCCATGGTCGTCGAAACCATGAATCCTGGTCCTTCCGGCGAGAGAAGCACTGTCTCTACCCGATTG TTCTTACCTGCTAAGAAAGTTAAAGAAAAGGCGGCTAAGCTCAAGAAGACTATCTCGAGAGATATTTTTTCTAGCAATGCATCCAGAGATATACTTGCTATGACCTTTAGGCAAGTGGTTCTGCAGCAGCTTTGGAACTTTGAGCTGATTGTCTTTGAACCAGGAGAAGAACGGAACATGGGGGATCTTGAAGCCCCGAGAGAG GTTTCTGCATCTTTTGCCCTTGGCTCATCTGATGAATCTCTTATCTCCAAGCTTGCAGAAGCTGTTTGCATTGCTGCTCTTCAAAACACTCAACAAGAATTTCTAAATAATCTAAATGGTGGTAATAAAAGCAGTTTCTTTCGCTGGTTTAAGAAGTCTAAAAGGATACAATCAAATGATTCTTCGGTCTTCTTGTACAAATTATTTGAAGATGAGATAGTTGAAAATGCCAGGAGTCTATtggataaatataatttaatgaaGGATAGTGATAAGcctttgaaaacaaaatcaatgCATCGCTGGTGGAAGCCATCGTTTTACgagaaattagaaaaaattgGCGGTTCTCATTTCGGTGCTTGGGCAAGCGAGTATGTACCTACATATCGGTTAGAGATTGATGCCAATATAATGGGAGATGCAAAAATTCATGGCTGGAAGAAGTCTGCAGATAATAGGTgggaagctcttttgacccacTCTCAAATG GTTCGATTGGCAGAAGTGCTAGATATGTATTATGTGGATCCTTATTCACTAGTTGATAAGCAATTATCCTGTAGTGTGGCAGCCAATGTTGCCAGTGTGTCTAATAAGAAG GGGGGCTTGTCTTTATCAAAACTGTTGTCAGTCTCCCTTGCAAGTGGTATATTTCTTTTTGCAGTCACTGCTCTGGGTCAATTATGTTTGCCTCATTTGTTCAAGGAAAAGAAACACCTTGTAGATCATAGATCTCTGCCATCATCTGAAATCAATGTTGTAATGCATGGCAGTTCGGATGCAACAAAG TTGGAAGATTTTTGCACATTAGCTGTTGAAAAGGTAAAGGATGCTCTTGGGTGGTCCGGTGACATTAGGAAGGAAGATGGTATTGGCGTCTATATTGGAAAATTGCCGCCCTACTTGAGAAGAGGTGAAGGCGATGCTACTCTCAATACCACTCTAGATAACTTAGATGCAGATGTAGTAGAGTCCATGGAGGACATTGATAGTTACCAG GTGGTTTTCTCTAGCGACGGAAGCGTAATTGGTTTTCAACCTTTAAGTCGGGTGGCCGTCTTTCGATGGGCTGCTAATCCTCTAACGAGGGAGCTATACGGAGGGAAAAAGCTTTCACCGAGTAAGTTCTAG